The Hypomesus transpacificus isolate Combined female chromosome 2, fHypTra1, whole genome shotgun sequence genome window below encodes:
- the tent5ba gene encoding terminal nucleotidyltransferase 5ba: MSNGDASDQSRRFSVLSWDQVQRLDSILGDAIPIHGRGNFPTLSVQPRQIVQVVRARLAQRGVAVRDVRLNGSAASHVLHQDTGLGYKDLDLIFGVSLQDDEAFRLVKDVVLDCLLDFLPAGVSKERISALTLKEAYVQKLVKVCNDTDRWSLISLSNNTGKNVELKFVDSLRRQFEFSVDSFQICLDSLLLFDRCSETPMSESFHPTVRGESVYGDFREAIGHLSRKVIATRNPEEIRGGGLLKYCHLLVRGFRPASETEMKQLQRYMCSRFFIDFSDIQEQQRKLEAYLQNHFGGMEHKRYECLVTLHGVVNESTVCLMGHERRQTLGLISALALRALAEQNAIPTVANVTCFYQPAPYVRDVNFSNYYVAHVQPPLIQGCSNSYQTWLPCN, from the exons ATGTCCAACGGTGATGCGTCGGATCAGAGTCGGCGGttctctgtcctgtcctgggaTCAGGTGCAGCGCTTGGACTCAATCCTTGGAGACGCAATCCCTATTCACGGCCGCGGAAATTTCCCTACACTCTCAGTGCAACCCCGACAGATTGTTCAG GTGGTGCGGGCCCGGCTGGCCCAGCGGGGGGTGGCCGTGCGGGACGTGAGGCTGAACGGCTCGGCCGCCAGCCACGTGCTCCACCAGGACACGGGCCTGGGCTACAAGGACCTGGACCTGATCTTTGGCGTGTCTCTGCAGGACGACGAGGCCTTCCGGCTGGTCAAGGACGTGGTGTTGGACTGTCTGCTGGACTTCCTGCCCGCGGGCGTCAGCAAGGAGCGCATCTCGGCGCTGACCCTCAAGGAGGCCTACGTGCAGAAGCTGGTGAAGGTGTGCAACGACACGGACCGCTGGAGCCTCATCTCGCTGTCTAACAACACGGGCAAGAACGTGGAGCTGAAATTCGTGGACTCGCTGAGGCGGCAGTTTGAGTTCAGCGTGGACTCCTTCCAGATCTGCCTGGACTCCCTGCTGCTGTTCGACCGCTGCTCTGAGACGCCCATGTCGGAGAGCTTCCACCCCACCGTGCGCGGCGAGAGCGTGTACGGGGACTTCCGCGAGGCCATCGGCCACCTCTCCCGCAAGGTCATCGCCACGCGCAACCCCGAGGAGATCCGGGGCGGCGGGCTGCTCAAGTACTGCCACCTGCTGGTGCGGGGTTTCCGCCCGGCCTCGGAGACGGAGATGAAGCAGCTGCAGCGCTACATGTGCTCGCGCTTCTTCATCGACTTCTCCGACATCCAGGAGCAGCAGAGGAAGCTGGAGGCCTACCTGCAGAACCACTTTGGCGGCATGGAGCACAAGCGCTACGAGTGCCTGGTGACGCTGCACGGCGTGGTGAACGAGAGCACCGTGTGCCTTATGGGTCACGAGCGGCGGCAGACGCTGGGCCTCATCTCGGCGCTGGCGCTGCGCGCGCTGGCCGAGCAGAACGCCATTCCCACCGTGGCCAACGTCACGTGCTTCTACCAGCCGGCGCCGTACGTGCGCGACGTCAACTTCAGCAATTATTACGTTGCGCACGTGCAACCGCCCCTCATCCAGGGTTGCAGCAACTCCTACCAGACGTGGCTGCCCTGCAACTGA